The genomic interval GATGTCCACCACTGAGTCCCACAAGTCGGTGGGAAACCTTATGAAGAGGAGAGTAGCGTCACCTAAGAAGAAAAGGACTTGCGACTGGGAGGAATATGATGGTATGTAGGTGAAATATATCTGCCTTGGTGTTGCTTTGTTTTGAATAACCTTCAGTTatgtttgaaggacagtatacaTGAAACCTGTCTTCCTTGACGTTGCTTTTTTTCCATAACATTTAGGTAGGTAATGTATGAAGCGCAACAGAAATAACAATTAGAAAAACACCTCATACGATTAAACATTAATTCAACTGTTACAAGTAACTCCTGTATAAACTTTAGATGCTCAGTCGTTGTTGCACTTCCAGAGCTCAATTGCTTTCCCCAGTGTTGTCATAAATCCATAAATCCTTTCAAATATTATACATGGGTAACATACTTATCAATGTTAGAGCACATCCGCCGTTAACTATTTCGTATCACAACTAGACACACAATTTCCTCAGTGCCAATGTTTTGTTCAGCTAGATTACCTCCCTTCCCATGAGCTTGAGACGATAAAGTATGCATCCACATATCTTTCCAGGGCGTATataatgggttggttggttctTGTGTTGTACACCCCTTCAATGTATCTAGCTTTGATGGATCGATTCAATTGTGTTCCTTTTCTGAGTGTACAACGCTATCGTTTCCGTGTTTAAAACAATATGTACGTTAAGGTCTATCAAAGTAAACAGAAGACATTTCTAAAAAGTTTAAACATATTCGTATCCTTACAACCAATCGTGTCCGGGGGACGTCCCGGAATAAAACATTCAGAGTATGGTTGTTCGCGAAGTTTTCCACGTCCAGAGCATATCCTTTCACTTGACAATGTAACGATAATCAACAGATTGTTGCTGAgtcttaacccttacactggtgcaattctgtcacatgttacatagccactggtgaattaccagagaaaaatacagaaaaacggtcatatttataggttttcgcatccatgggaggtaatcggaaccgaccaaacagactgagccagtatagcgcgacatatgtcgtgacaaccaggtgacagtatacgtaaagttacgcgacatatgtcgcgacaaccagcctaagggttaatggAAGGATACTCTTGTCCAACATTAAGAACCTggatatatatatttgtaatGATTCACAAGCTGGGGCAAACGAGGAAGAAACTATAATGAAAGTATACCTTCCGTATGTTGTTTCTATTATCAAGGATTGGACAGTCACCCTTCAACAAATACCCTTGGCAATGGTCCACTTGCGGGCATTGTCATCGCTTCCGTTGTTTTCGTCGCCCTTGTCGCAGGTGCCATCATTGCAGTGCTAAAAAGGCAAAAACCAAGAGATGAATGCGAGCACAGACTGTTAGCTGGCCTCAGAAGCGATTCCAAGTGAGTGAGAgggagggtgggtggggaggaagagggtggggggggggggggggggttgaagacACAAGTTTAGAAAGATACAGAGTGTGAGTGTGCAATAGAGAGGATTGGAGTCACAacactggagagagagagagagagacagagagaaagagagagaaagagacagagagagagaaagacagcgagagagagaaaaagagagacagagagagagagaaagagaaagagagagagagagagaaagagagagagagagagagagagagagagagagagagagagagagagagagagagagagagagagagagagagagagagagagagagagagagagaagaacacagCCAGGCAATATAACGTCAAAGTATacctgttgctgttgtttctgttgtaGTCAAACCGATGTTGTAAAACCTCATACCTATTAGTGTTGCGTTTTTCAAAATAGTTTACCTGCTAGTTTTTGAAAAACTGTAGGCAGCGGTCAGAATTATGTGTTGCTTTTTGGTTGGTAAGCTTGTTTGTTTAGATTGGTTTGGTCTTGTGTGgtctttgttgttttgattcTGGATGTTGTCCTTTTGTTACGCCAATTTGTATATATCTTCAGTtgtatgtgttgttgtttttctaccGCACCTTTTAGCACCTACGATGGAATAGGCGCCTACCAGGAAGTCAGCCTAGGTGCCTACGATGAGGGTGAAGAAGAAAGATCAGGTAGGCGCTATTATGAGTAAAACGAGTCGCTTGAAGTGGTATAAAAACATCCTGGCATGCAACCTCTCGGTTTAAAGGATTAATACCGAACACCGTGGATCAGTCTTCAGGCacaccccgcgggttagggggagtcccatattggttgggacgagaaagaatttacccgatgctccccagcatgtcgtaagaggcgactaacggattctgtttctccttttacccttgttaagtgtttcttgtatagaatatagtcaatgtttgtaaagattttagtcaagcagtatgtaagacatgttaagtcctttgcactggaaacttgcattctcccagttagGTAATACagtgtactacgttgcaagcccctggagcacatttttgattagtgcttttgtgaacaagaaacaattgacaagtggctctatcccatctccccccttcccccgtcgcgatataaccttcgtggttgaaaacgacgtaaaacaccaaataaagaaagaaagaaagaaagaaagtctttaGGCAAAGCAGTAATTCCTGAGATTGCTAAAATACGTTAACCGAGAGAGAGCTGACTGGTAttggagaagaagaaacaagccAACACTTCTCCTAATTTGCATGACACGAATATTCTTTGAAGCACATTTTCAATTTAAGCATAGCATTATCTGTTTAACTGTATatttagaaataaacaaaaagcAATAAAACTACCTATATTATAGTTACTGCAATTTTAGTTTAAGGCACAACTTAGATTACTGCATTGATTTGTCAAGTTTtagtttaattttaattttttttttgcattacCCGAATCGCGGACCAGATCAttaatttgtacacacacatttacatgaATTTGATTACAAAGGAGATGGCCACATCGCAGCCTCAATTTGTTTTATATACGGGTAAGACTCATCAAACAGATTCATAACACAATGAAATCAACTGTAGTCAAAACATTATCTGGATGAAGTCATATGTGAAGGGTGGTAAACATGAGACCAGAAGTTATTTTGGAATTGCTGCACACAATATACAAAGACATGCATTCAACCTCAAGACCACTGTAACAAATCAAAACCAGCATAACTTTAGTTGATTGGATAGGTGGGGTGGAGGGTGGGGGCAGAAGCAACGCCGGAAAAGGAAGCAAAGGACATAGTTTTGACCAAGATAACAATGATGTTCAAAATAATGATGATGTCTATTTTATTCAGAGAACAACAACGGCAGGATGGAGGCGTCCAACACGCTTCGTACAGCAGATGTCTACAACAGACTGGGAGCCAACGACGTCCCGACAGCGAAGCACGGATGCCCTGAGAACCACTATGACCACTTCACGGACACAGGAGGACAGTACAGCACAACAAACGAGGAGGGCAGAAGACGGGATCAGCACAGAGATATGGCTGCCTATCAGTACAGTCACATTTAGTTGTCAAGGCAGATGGAGTTGTACTGTGCTGAGTTGGGTTTGGTTGTACTGTGCTGAGTTGGGTTTTGTTGTACTGTGCTGAGTTGGGTTTGGTTGTACTGTGCTGAGTTGGGTTTGGTTGTACTGTGCTGAGTTGGGTTTGGGTGTACTGTGCTGAGTTGGGTTTGGTTGTACTGTGCTGAGTTGGGTTTGGTTGTACTGTGCTGAGTTGGGTTTGGTTGTACTGTGCTGAGTTTGGTTGTGTTGTACTGTGCTGAGTTGGGTTTGGTTGTACTGTGCTGAGTTGGGTTGTGTTGTTCTGTGCTGAGTTGGGTTTGGTTGTACTGTGCTGAGTTGGGTTTGGTTGTACTGTGCTGAGTTGGGTTTGGTTGTACTGTGCTGAGTTGTTTTGGTTGTACTGTGCTGAGTTGTTTTGGTTGTACTGTGCTGAGTTGGGTTTGGTTGTACTGTGCTGAGTTGGGTTTGGTTGTACTGTGCTGAGTTGGGTTTGGGTGTACTGTGCTGAGTTGGGTTGTGTTGTACTGTGCTGAGTTGGGTTTGGTTGTACTGTGCTGAGTTGGGTTTGGTTGTACTGTGCTGAGTTGGGTTTGGTTGTACTGTGCTGAGTTGGGTTTGGTTGTACTGTGCTGAGTTGGGTTTGGTTGTACTGTGCTGAGTTGTTTTGGTTGTACTGTGCTGAGTTGGGTTTGGTTGTACTGTGCTGAGTTGGGCTTGGTTGTACTGTGCTGAGTTGGGTTTGGTTGTACTGTGCTGAGTTGTTTTGGTTGTACTGTGCTGAGTTGTTTTGGTTGTACTGTGCTGAGTTGGGTTGTGTTGTACTGTGCTGAGTTGGGTTTGGTTGTACTGTGCTGAGTTGTTTTGGTTGTACTGTGCTGAGTTGGGTTGTGTTGTACTGTGCTGAGTTGGGTTGTGTTGTACTGTGCTGAGTTGTTTTGGTTGTACTGTGCTGAGTTGTTTTGGTTGTACTGTGCTGAGTTGGGTTGTGTTGTACTGTGCTGAGTTGGGTTTGGTTGTACTGTGCTGAGTTGGGCTTGGTTGTACTGTGCTGAGTTGTTTTGGTTGTACTGTGCTGAGTTGGGTTTGGTTGTACTGTGCTGAGTTGGGCTTGGTTGTACTGTGCTGAGTTGGGTTGTGTTGTACTGTGCTGAGTTGGGTTTGGTTGTACTGTGCTGAGTTGGGCTTGGTTGTACTGTGCTGAGTTGGGTTGTGTTGTACTGTGCTGAGTTGGGCTTGGTTGTACTGTGCTGAGTTGTTTTGGTTGTACTGTGCTGAGTTGGGTTTGGTTGTACTGTGCTGAGTTGGGTTTGGTTGTACTGTGCTGAGTTGGGTTTGGTTGTACTGTGCTGAGTTGGGTTTGGTTGTGCTGTGCTGAGTTGGGTTTGGTTGAGTTAAGACAtgagaatcttaaacaaatgaggcagagcgctatttaaAGATCTGATAATCACAACAAAGTAAGCGCTCTgaatgcatacaacatgtgttatctatagagtaagtgagaattATGCGTAACCAGTATCCTGGCACCTGATAGAAAGacgatgaaagtcgcttgttcattttaatgcttgttattctctcaggtgccaggagactggctccgcataactctcactttgTCTATTacaccatagaccaaatagcctggaccgccaactcgtcacgtgacccttcgaggttacgacgctcgactttcacaggggcgcttagcgtccggtttgaaagacagtgaaaagaaagcacgctccagttatttgtgacaatgggaagTGACAATGAACtagattttccaaaactccaaactaaactttacaaaactcatcgaaaaacatgttccatatgcactttagctgagtttattttagcattttcaaaacttacctcggcaacttcgtccatgtttacaatcaataccggatatgacatccccctgatttctgaaaggctagTAAGCGTAGCTTCCTAAATGCgtgaggccgctacctcgtaatagagagacagagcggagagagagctagttggcggtccaggataaatggtctatgattaCACACACTGTATGCATTTATGTTTGCATTCTTTCCTTTGTTTTTGAGTTAAGACATGTTGAGCTGAATAGCACTGAGCTGAGTTGATTTGAACGGAGTTTAGTGGAGCTGGGTTGAGTGGAGCTTGTTTGAGATTAGCTGAAATGAGTTGAGTTTAGCATAGAAGAGTTGAATTGATTTGACCCTGAAGACGAGCTGAGTAGTCTTGGGTTATGGTGTTGTGCGACATTTCTTTGTGTCAGCAAAAATGTTGTCCACCTTTTTGCGGactttgttttttattttgaaatgaaatctctctctctctctctctctctctctctctctctctctctctctctctctctctctctctctctctctctctctctctctctgtctctctctctctctctctctctctctccctctctctctctctctctttttaatatatatatgtgtgtgtgtgtgtgtgtgtgtgtgtgtgtatgtgtgtgtgtttgtgagtatgtgtgtgtttgtgtgtgtgtgtgtgtgtgtgtgtgtgtgtgtgtgtgtgtgtgtgtgtgtgtgtgtgtgtgtgggtgggtttgTGAGTGAGTTGTGTGATTGACTTACAGTCCAACGCTGAGGGACAGAATTACAACCACTTTCATTGTTTCAAAAACAATTATAAAACCAGAATGAGGAAACACAATCAAAATTAATGAATGCATTCTCACACAGTCACAACGGATACTGCCGGCAAGTAACAACACTATATTCAACAACAGTAGTACATGTGATTCGAGGCCTAAGACATaagattttatttcaaccaagtgcattacacaggaatatatcttggtttgagttcattcaatacaaagtacattcaaacacaacaactaAACAGAGTTCTATGAGACGACACCTTCCTGTAATGGACATATTTTACTGCTTGTCTGGTATCTTGTCACCAGTGTGCCTATCACAAAAGGTCACATAATATCAAGGGATACTTCTGTCTGGTATCAGGGAAGTCTGTTcgtcacaggtaccactgtggcCACACTATGCTTCATGCTTTATTTCACTTCCCTGTCAAACAACGTCACCAACTTGAAGTAAAAACATCCGGAGCAAAATCCTAACAGGAAGTTTGATTTCATTACGTTGAAGAGAGATGATGTTGCTGCTGTGAACAAACATTGTGCTCTTGTGTGCAGTTACATCCAGTTTAGGTAAGAATGCAATGTTTTACATGTTAGCAATGCGTACTGTTATGATAGTTCCAAGTGGTTCGCCGTTAAAAATATTTATGTGAAAGGAAACTTTCTTAAGAGACATGGACAGAAAGAttaaattaaatcaaatcaaatgtttATTCAGGATGGTTGTGGCAGAgataggtagagagagagagagagagagagagagagagagagagatacagagacagagacagagacaaaaacagagacagagagacagagagagggagagagggacagagagacacagagagagagagggagagagagacacacacacacacacacacacacacacacacacacacacacacacacacacacacacacacacacacacacagcgaaaGTCAGAGACATAGACAGGGGCAGATAGATCAAAActaatcaaatcaaatgtttATATAATTGTATAAGGGGgttgtggcagagagagagagagagagacagagagacagacagacagacagacatacagacatacagagacagagagagagagagagacagacagacaggtagacagacagacagacagacagacagacagagaccgataATTAACAGAATACACTCGTCGTTTTCAGATGTAGAACATGGAAAGTGTTGCGGTAATTCTCACCACGGTTGCTGCAATTCTCTCGCTGACAGCGTGGGCTGATGATGACGGTGACAATGAGGAAGTTTATTCCAATGGTATCTGTACTCAGCCTTGTATCtctgcccctccccccacccaccctcctCCACATTTTTGATTACCAGCAGTTCTACTTCTGTACCTGTAACACAGTCACCCGTTTACTCTCATTATCTTCCGGTAGTTTGTATGTGAAAGTAGCTACTTGTTACCACGTATGCCGGTCTTCATTACGTTTAATCATGATTTGGGTTTAGGTTTGGGATTCACTTCAAATAGTTGTACTGTTTGATCATTACAGAAATGGACATATTTCCTTAACGTTATGGTGCGTTTATCTGGcggtgtgcatacatgtgttcTATTGATGAATAGAAGAGATTTAAAACACATTGTAACTACATTGTCAATATACATTTGCTTGCACTCACCATGTACTATTTTgcttccttgtgtgtgtgtgtgtgtgtgtgtgtgtgtgtgtgtgtgtatgtgtgtgcgtgtgtgtggtgtatgtgtggtgtgtgtgtgtgtgtgtgtatgtgtgtgtgtgtgcgcctacgtgtgcacctgtgtgtgtgtgtgtatgtgtatatgtgtgtgcgtgcgtgtgcatgtgtgtgtgtgtgtgtgtgtgtgtgtgtgtgtatgcgtgtgtgtgtgtgtgtgtgtgtgtgtgtgtgtgtgtgtgcgtgtctgtgtgtgtgtgttatttgtttaCAGTCACCTGTGACTTCAGCGATAACAACTTCTGCGGCTGGAAGAATCAACGGTTAGAAACCAACAGCAACTTGACATGGACAATAGGTaatatctgtatgtgtgtgcaggtaACCTCTATATCTGCCGGTTAAGAGGGGTCTGCTTTTATTCAACATACCATTCGCTTCGACATGCCATGTCTAGAAAGAAAGCAATACATATACATTTTTACTGTATGATTTTGCGTTTGTGCATGAATAATTTTAATTAAGGACGAGGACAGGTCTTTTGGACATTGTTTCAGGATAAATGTAGTAACCATCTTCTGTTCACAGGACACTACGCTCTTGAGAATAACTCCTATGCTCGCTTGGACGTATCAAACTTGTCATATCCTCGCCCGGTTACGGGGGAGCTTGCCAGTCCGTGGCTGAATAAAGAGAAGACTGGATACAACTGCACGCTAGAGTTCGTGTACTTTATCCGACTTAGTGGAACATGCAAGCTATTCTTGTATCAGCAAATGTCATCGGGCCTGGAAGACCTATTGGAAACCGATTATGGAACTGGTAAAATCTTCTCTGACCCGACTTGGGTAAACGTCAACTGTACAGCTGAGAAATATCGTGTAAgtgcgacggtgtgtgtgtgtgtgcgtatgtatgtgtgtgtgtgtgtgtgtgtgtgtgtgtgtgtgtgtgagtgggtgtgtgtgtgtgtgtgtgtgtgtgcgtgtgtgcgtatgtgcgtgtgtgtgtgtgtgcgcgcgcgcgtgtgtgtgtatgtgtgtgtgtgtgtgtgtgtgtgtgagtgaacttgcctgcgtgcgtgcgttcgcgtgtgtactgtctgtctgttctgtctgtctgtctgtctgtaagtccATTTTTGTCTTAGCCCGTATCTGTCTGTGTTAGTGTGCCTATGCGTGTTGTTACCGTACTATGCTTGCTTCTTTGCAAcgtaaatcaaaacaaacattcTTACATTTCCCTCGGTAAGTAAATTGATTGTAAACAATAATCGCACCAACAATAATACTGTCATGTTGATAGTTACCCCATTATCTGTAACGTTTTATGTTGGGACAGCTTGTCTTCAGAGGtgttcacaaaaacacaaactttCCATGCAGCAACCACGACGACAATGAGATTGCTATTGACGACATTGTATACCACGTGGGTCCTGGTGTGTATTATCCATCGTCAGCAAGAAATTCAATGAGTGTAGCTCAGACAACCGCTACCGGAACGATATTTCCCAAGACAAACCCCGCTACAGGTCAATTATCTTGTTAATTCCGACGTTTAGGTAATAAtcaaatcagtgtttgtgtttctCTTTCACGCAATATTATAAACAACCCGGTTTTACAGAAGCTAACCAGTTGCTTGAGCAGACACCCAATACCAGACGAAAGTAGTTACTGAGCAATTGAAGACTtcattgagaaagagagagagagagagagagagagagagagagagagagagagagagagagagagagagagagagagagagacagacaaccagacatacaaacagacagatagacacatacATATGCAGACAGTTAGATAACGACTGAAAGACAAAAGCAGGTGCATCAAGCTTAATTACTTGCAATGTGTTTTAACGCAGGCACGTCTACCCGAAAGGGACCCAACGTGGACAGCGGCCGAGTTGTTCTCGGTCCTGGGTCGTTGGCCGCAATAATCATTGCTGCCCTTGCCGTAGTCATCGCAATCATCTGTGCCATTGTCTGTGTCGTGAAACAGAACAAcagacaacaaacacacaaacctgGACTACATATTCTCCTTCAGAGAAACTCCAGGTATGAAATACGAACAGATTCACTTGAGTATGGCCAATGTAAGCATTTTTTACCTAAAGTATAGCAGAAAAAACAATGGTAACTTCGCATTTGAACGATACATAACAAAGACCAAACActactgtactcacgtgttaACGAAGACAACGAAACAAATATCGGCGACGTGTCGACTCTTAggtcatcctcatcatcatcatcgtcatcgtcatcatcatcatcatcatcatcatcgtcgtcatcatcaacatccgtatcatcatcatcctcatcttcatcctcatcatcaccatcatcgtcgtcgtcgtcgtcgtcgttaccatcattatcatcatcatcatcatcatcatcatcatcaccatcatcatcatcatcatcatcatcatcatcatcatcatcatcatgattgCACTACTCCAGGCTCTGGGCTCTAGACTCTAGGCTCAATAGACGTTGTTCGAAAATAAATCCGTCAGGATTTCCAAGCGTTATCGAGGAAGTGTACCCCGCTTTAGGGTTACAAACAATAACACTTGGTCGACCAGTTAATCGAGCGCCATCGAGCGAATTACTGTTTCCCATGTGTAGGTTATGCAGTCTCGATATGGTGCCTTTTTTGTTTGAACATTACACATCGAGGCCACAAGTCACCGGCGTTGGCCTGCAATGATTGCTGAGCACATGTGTTTCCCAAACTCCCGTGACCTCAAGCGAGATACGCAGTCGGCTATTACTCAGGGCAagcaattattgcaacaaatcgTTAACTCCGATGTGTATGTTTTCAAAGGTTATGGACTCATATCGAATGGACTATGCATAGCTTACACGTCATCAATGGCGGATCCATGAtcttaaggaagggggggggggggcccacCCAAACGtttttgcacaaa from Littorina saxatilis isolate snail1 linkage group LG7, US_GU_Lsax_2.0, whole genome shotgun sequence carries:
- the LOC138971300 gene encoding uncharacterized protein isoform X2, producing MESVAVILTTVAAILSLTAWADDDGDNEEVYSNVTCDFSDNNFCGWKNQRLETNSNLTWTIGHYALENNSYARLDVSNLSYPRPVTGELASPWLNKEKTGYNCTLEFVYFIRLSGTCKLFLYQQMSSGLEDLLETDYGTGKIFSDPTWVNVNCTAEKYRLVFRGVHKNTNFPCSNHDDNEIAIDDIVYHVGPGTSTRKGPNVDSGRVVLGPGSLAAIIIAALAVVIAIICAIVCVVKQNNRQQTHKPGLHILLQRNSRSPGSGSGTSLALTNTSFRPEQAAANNPARSSESTEMYLTPENTRGGLINQNNGEIPDDSLTTQTNKYEPLSHGTDENRPYETLTNQRNIYETPTNDNRDDKPYDTLFASTRDSDGYELPVAKTALGKPRKQNDANHVYNN
- the LOC138970339 gene encoding uncharacterized protein; translation: MSLLMVALHVMLAFSLADANLLSIDELVYGPENYSQVPCNFSVDSCGWENVGGIYTLRWKREPGFMELNMKRNYKDKGRLASPWLPPLPGYKCRLSFQYFIPFPNWSDCRLSLIRLTDEGEQTIGSTTQYTGFDDRFSKLVAERVKCDDVPYRMVFEGSQFCRKIDWLKLLDDSIRVKNVIFEVCPPPQAELMSTTESHKSVGNLMKRRVASPKKKRTCDWEEYDGLDSHPSTNTLGNGPLAGIVIASVVFVALVAGAIIAVLKRQKPRDECEHRLLAGLRSDSNTYDGIGAYQEVSLGAYDEGEEERSENNNGRMEASNTLRTADVYNRLGANDVPTAKHGCPENHYDHFTDTGGQYSTTNEEGRRRDQHRDMAAYQYSHI
- the LOC138971300 gene encoding uncharacterized protein isoform X1 yields the protein MESVAVILTTVAAILSLTAWADDDGDNEEVYSNVTCDFSDNNFCGWKNQRLETNSNLTWTIGHYALENNSYARLDVSNLSYPRPVTGELASPWLNKEKTGYNCTLEFVYFIRLSGTCKLFLYQQMSSGLEDLLETDYGTGKIFSDPTWVNVNCTAEKYRLVFRGVHKNTNFPCSNHDDNEIAIDDIVYHVGPGVYYPSSARNSMSVAQTTATGTIFPKTNPATGTSTRKGPNVDSGRVVLGPGSLAAIIIAALAVVIAIICAIVCVVKQNNRQQTHKPGLHILLQRNSRSPGSGSGTSLALTNTSFRPEQAAANNPARSSESTEMYLTPENTRGGLINQNNGEIPDDSLTTQTNKYEPLSHGTDENRPYETLTNQRNIYETPTNDNRDDKPYDTLFASTRDSDGYELPVAKTALGKPRKQNDANHVYNN